The proteins below come from a single Prochlorococcus marinus CUG1415 genomic window:
- a CDS encoding DNA gyrase/topoisomerase IV subunit A — translation MDKNKFTSISLQEEMQRSYLEYAMSVIVGRALPDARDGLKPVQRRILFAMYELGLTPDRPFRKCARVVGDVLGKYHPHGDQAVYDALVRLVQNFSTKYPTLDGHGNFGSVDNDPPAAMRYTETRLAPIAHKAFLEEIGSETVNFSNNFDGSQKEPDVLPAQLPFLLLNGSSGIAVGMATNIPPHNLGEIVDGLVALVENKDVSDKKLSNIIKGPDFPTGGELIYNRAIEELYETGKGSITIRGVIKTEELNLGKGKHKRNALIISELPYQISKASWIEKLAELINAGKINGISDIRDESDRDGMRIVIELKKDSNAEIVISNLYKKTTLQTNFGAIFLALIKGKPIQLNLKQYLNYFIEFREETIRKRTNYFLKNTLEKLEILEGLSKATKDIKKVIEIIQESENPIEAKTKLIDNFFISEKQANSVLDMPLKKLTNLERYQIDDDIKKFQEKKNYFQKLLNDRKLLLKLLIEELLILKKKYNVKRKTKLLKNIDQNEELETINNQILENYINKQTKLCIDNRLYLRKMISNNYKKSFDDGNKIIDNRNIQKFICNIDKNLKIIGITVTGKVFHVDWESNINNDYKIDNKILGSIDPNEIINFHSITKGIENYLCILNSDGRFKKVLFDEDMIKSNRSFSITKLKNNIKTIDSFISYEEKNLIILTSIGRIFKFNLSNKLLIPTSKQSQGLMLVKLLPTEKLVSCCPYQHGENIYLVSKQGKIFCINSNEIYNASEYSLGYLNERTQLKNDYFIKILPSNHYLDIETNKNKSARLDFKKLNFKSNKTNFLIDFLKLDNGEHLENCFRLENFLD, via the coding sequence ATGGATAAGAACAAATTCACTTCTATCTCTCTTCAAGAAGAAATGCAACGTTCTTATCTGGAGTATGCAATGAGTGTAATAGTTGGTCGTGCTCTTCCCGATGCAAGAGACGGCCTTAAGCCTGTCCAGAGGAGAATATTATTTGCAATGTACGAATTAGGTTTAACACCAGACAGACCATTTAGGAAGTGTGCCAGAGTTGTTGGAGATGTACTTGGTAAGTACCATCCTCATGGAGATCAAGCAGTATATGATGCACTAGTAAGGCTAGTACAAAATTTTTCAACTAAATATCCAACTCTAGATGGGCATGGAAATTTTGGATCAGTAGATAATGATCCACCAGCAGCAATGAGATACACTGAGACAAGATTAGCGCCAATAGCACACAAAGCATTTCTTGAAGAAATTGGATCAGAAACAGTAAATTTTTCAAATAACTTTGATGGTTCACAAAAAGAACCAGATGTTCTTCCAGCCCAACTTCCATTTTTATTATTGAACGGATCATCAGGAATTGCTGTTGGAATGGCAACAAACATTCCCCCTCACAACTTAGGAGAAATTGTAGATGGGTTAGTTGCATTAGTAGAAAATAAAGATGTAAGTGATAAAAAACTGTCTAACATTATTAAGGGACCTGATTTCCCTACAGGTGGAGAATTAATTTATAATCGCGCAATAGAGGAACTTTACGAAACTGGAAAAGGATCAATAACAATAAGAGGAGTTATAAAAACAGAAGAGTTAAATTTAGGCAAAGGTAAACATAAAAGAAATGCATTAATCATTTCAGAACTTCCCTATCAGATAAGTAAAGCGAGCTGGATAGAAAAATTAGCAGAACTTATTAATGCAGGAAAAATTAATGGGATCTCTGATATTAGAGATGAGAGCGATAGAGATGGTATGAGAATTGTAATAGAATTAAAAAAAGATTCTAATGCTGAAATTGTAATTTCTAATTTATATAAAAAAACAACTCTACAAACAAATTTTGGTGCAATATTTTTAGCTTTAATTAAAGGCAAGCCAATTCAACTAAATCTAAAACAATATCTTAATTACTTTATTGAGTTTAGAGAAGAAACAATTCGAAAAAGAACTAATTATTTTCTAAAAAACACTCTTGAAAAACTAGAAATCTTAGAAGGTTTATCTAAGGCAACAAAAGATATAAAAAAAGTTATCGAAATTATCCAAGAGTCAGAAAATCCTATAGAAGCTAAAACAAAATTAATTGATAACTTTTTCATAAGTGAAAAACAAGCAAATTCTGTTTTGGATATGCCACTTAAAAAATTAACAAATCTAGAAAGATATCAAATAGATGATGATATAAAAAAATTTCAAGAAAAAAAGAATTATTTTCAAAAGTTATTAAATGATAGAAAATTATTACTTAAATTACTAATAGAAGAATTATTAATATTAAAGAAAAAATATAATGTTAAAAGAAAAACAAAATTACTTAAAAATATTGATCAAAATGAAGAACTAGAAACAATTAATAACCAAATATTAGAAAACTATATAAATAAACAAACTAAATTATGTATAGATAATAGACTATATTTAAGGAAAATGATTTCAAATAATTATAAGAAATCGTTTGATGATGGAAATAAAATTATAGATAATAGAAATATTCAAAAATTTATATGTAATATTGATAAAAATTTAAAAATAATTGGAATCACTGTTACAGGAAAAGTTTTTCACGTTGATTGGGAATCGAATATTAATAATGACTATAAAATAGATAATAAAATCCTTGGGAGTATCGATCCTAATGAAATAATCAATTTTCATTCAATTACAAAAGGAATTGAAAATTATTTATGTATCTTAAATTCAGATGGAAGGTTTAAGAAAGTTTTATTTGATGAAGATATGATCAAAAGCAATCGATCTTTCTCAATTACAAAATTAAAAAATAATATTAAGACAATTGATTCATTTATTTCTTATGAAGAAAAAAATTTAATAATATTAACGTCAATAGGAAGAATTTTTAAATTTAATTTATCAAATAAATTGTTAATACCAACTAGTAAACAATCTCAGGGATTAATGCTTGTAAAACTTTTGCCAACTGAAAAGCTAGTTTCTTGTTGTCCATATCAACATGGAGAGAATATTTATTTAGTTTCTAAGCAAGGGAAAATCTTTTGTATAAATAGCAATGAAATTTATAATGCGAGTGAATACAGTTTAGGATATTTAAATGAAAGAACCCAACTTAAAAACGATTACTTTATCAAAATATTGCCAAGTAATCATTACCTTGATATTGAAACCAATAAAAATAAATCAGCTAGGTTAGACTTCAAAAAATTAAATTTCAAATCCAATAAAACAAATTTTTTAATTGACTTTTTAAAATTAGATAATGGGGAACATCTAGAAAATTGTTTTCGACTCGAAAACTTTCTCGACTAA
- the purL gene encoding phosphoribosylformylglycinamidine synthase subunit PurL yields the protein MINPQNNDPYDLNEALKVENLTSNDYEEICTRLKRKPNRTELGMFGVMWSEHCCYRNSKPLLSKFPTKGKNVLLGPGENAGVIDVGNNQKLVFKIESHNHPSAIEPFQGAATGVGGILRDIFTMGARPIAVLNSLRFGNLDKPSNVDLLRGVVSGIAHYGNCVGVPTVGGEIDFDNSYSGNPLVNVMALGLLETNEIVCSGAKNVGSPVLYVGNTTGRDGVGGASFASSELTSTSLDDRPAVQVGDPFLEKSLIEACLDAFKTGDVISAQDMGAAGLTCSSAEMAANGNLGISIDLDLVPSREDNMSSYQYLLSESQERMLFVVKKEKINNLIEKFNKWGLYAKVIGEVIDTNEVIISHKNKIVAQIPTSALSDDTPINVHNVNNNPPDYLLKKWEWKENNLPEIYEQKIFSLRENKSFSYTQIIFKLLSNPSIASKRWIYKQYDSQVQANTVFKPGESDAAVIRLRDQNEKNKNKQFSGVAASVDCNSRWVSLDPFRGSIAAVAESARNVSCVGAEPVAITNNLNFSSPENEIGYWQLASSCNGISEACKALETPVTGGNVSLYNESKNKNNEVTPINPTPVIGMVGKLDNVEKAISTEWKNFHDQIWVIGSYKSETTIAASSYLEYFHGEITGRPPKIDLLDEKFCQSFLRNAILKSFVVSSHDISDGGLAIALSECCILSAKGATIELQKDVNRDDNLLFAEGGSRIIFSIDKTKEKEWLNYLKKIQINSHSSVYLKKIGYVSSGNLKIKIQDENICNIRVEELTEKFNNSISGHF from the coding sequence ATGATAAATCCTCAAAATAATGATCCATATGATCTTAATGAAGCACTAAAAGTTGAAAATTTAACAAGTAATGATTACGAAGAAATATGCACAAGATTAAAGAGAAAACCAAATAGGACTGAACTTGGAATGTTTGGTGTTATGTGGTCTGAACATTGTTGTTATAGAAATTCAAAACCTTTATTATCTAAGTTTCCTACTAAAGGAAAAAATGTTTTGCTTGGTCCTGGAGAAAATGCTGGCGTTATTGATGTTGGAAATAATCAAAAACTTGTTTTTAAAATAGAAAGTCATAATCATCCTTCTGCTATTGAACCTTTTCAAGGAGCTGCAACAGGTGTAGGAGGAATATTAAGAGATATTTTTACAATGGGAGCAAGGCCAATTGCAGTCTTGAATTCATTGAGATTTGGAAATCTTGATAAACCATCAAATGTAGATTTGCTTAGAGGAGTTGTATCTGGCATAGCACATTATGGGAATTGTGTTGGTGTACCTACGGTTGGAGGTGAAATTGACTTTGATAATAGTTATTCTGGAAATCCTTTAGTCAATGTTATGGCTTTAGGACTTTTAGAGACAAATGAAATCGTTTGTTCTGGAGCTAAAAATGTAGGATCACCAGTACTATATGTTGGTAATACTACAGGTAGAGATGGAGTTGGTGGTGCTAGTTTCGCAAGTTCGGAATTAACTAGTACTTCATTGGATGACAGACCTGCAGTTCAAGTAGGCGATCCATTTCTAGAGAAAAGTCTTATAGAAGCCTGTTTAGATGCTTTTAAGACAGGAGATGTAATATCAGCTCAAGATATGGGTGCAGCAGGCTTAACGTGTAGTAGTGCAGAAATGGCTGCAAATGGAAATTTAGGCATATCTATTGATTTAGATTTGGTTCCTTCTAGAGAAGATAATATGTCTTCATACCAATATTTATTATCTGAATCACAGGAGAGAATGTTATTTGTTGTAAAAAAAGAAAAAATTAATAACCTTATTGAAAAATTTAATAAATGGGGATTATATGCCAAAGTAATTGGTGAAGTAATAGATACTAATGAGGTAATTATTTCTCATAAAAATAAAATTGTTGCTCAAATCCCTACTTCTGCTTTATCTGATGATACTCCTATAAATGTTCATAATGTTAATAATAATCCACCTGATTATTTGTTAAAGAAATGGGAATGGAAAGAAAATAATTTACCAGAAATTTATGAGCAAAAAATATTTTCATTAAGGGAAAATAAGAGTTTTTCTTATACACAAATTATTTTCAAACTTCTCTCTAATCCTTCAATAGCTTCTAAAAGATGGATATATAAGCAATACGATTCTCAAGTTCAGGCAAATACAGTTTTTAAACCTGGAGAATCCGATGCAGCTGTAATAAGACTAAGAGATCAAAATGAAAAAAATAAAAATAAACAATTTTCTGGGGTTGCTGCTTCAGTAGACTGTAATAGTAGATGGGTATCTCTCGATCCTTTTAGAGGAAGTATTGCTGCGGTTGCAGAATCTGCAAGAAACGTTAGTTGTGTTGGGGCTGAACCAGTAGCAATTACTAATAACTTGAATTTTTCTTCTCCTGAGAATGAAATAGGATATTGGCAACTTGCGTCTTCATGCAATGGTATTTCTGAAGCCTGTAAAGCTTTAGAAACTCCTGTTACAGGAGGAAATGTTTCCTTATACAATGAATCAAAAAATAAAAATAATGAAGTTACTCCTATTAATCCTACTCCAGTAATTGGTATGGTTGGGAAGTTAGATAATGTTGAAAAAGCTATAAGTACTGAATGGAAAAATTTTCATGATCAAATTTGGGTAATTGGTTCTTATAAATCGGAAACAACTATTGCAGCTAGTTCTTATTTGGAATATTTTCATGGAGAAATTACAGGCAGGCCTCCAAAAATAGATTTGCTAGATGAAAAGTTTTGCCAGAGTTTTTTAAGAAATGCGATTTTAAAAAGTTTTGTAGTTTCTTCTCACGATATTAGTGATGGAGGTTTGGCTATAGCTTTATCAGAGTGTTGTATTTTGTCTGCAAAAGGTGCAACGATAGAATTACAGAAAGATGTTAATCGAGATGATAATTTATTGTTTGCAGAGGGCGGTTCTAGAATAATTTTTTCAATAGATAAAACGAAAGAAAAAGAATGGCTTAATTACCTAAAAAAAATTCAAATAAATTCTCATTCAAGTGTTTATTTAAAAAAAATAGGATATGTTTCTAGTGGAAATCTTAAGATAAAAATTCAAGATGAAAATATCTGCAATATTAGGGTTGAGGAATTAACAGAAAAATTTAATAATAGTATTTCAGGTCACTTTTAA
- the queG gene encoding tRNA epoxyqueuosine(34) reductase QueG, translating into MISTLQEKKEISKKLKDRAINEGFTMSGIASIPGSSRLKLRTNALDRWLSNNHHSDMKWMEAERRKNIGSLLKGAKSVLSVGFTYISDQNNNINNNNIFKVGKFGQGEDYHQVIYKKLKNIGRWINLEIPDCKWKICVDTSPLLEKAWAEESGLGWIGKNSNLITKKNGSWLTLGFIILTKDLVPDNPHQSLCGKCDKCIEDCPTNAIVEPFVIKSDLCIAYHTIESRQQTIPKNIKHSLNGWVAGCDICQDVCPWNKSVPYNNTFENTPKEWIKNLNIESLSWDDETWEEKLKGTTLKRIKPWMWRRNIKANLEQY; encoded by the coding sequence ATGATAAGTACTCTTCAAGAAAAAAAAGAAATAAGTAAAAAATTAAAAGATAGAGCAATTAATGAAGGTTTTACAATGTCTGGAATTGCTTCAATACCAGGGAGTTCGCGCTTAAAATTAAGAACTAATGCATTAGACCGATGGTTATCAAATAATCATCATAGTGACATGAAATGGATGGAAGCAGAAAGACGGAAAAACATAGGGTCACTTTTAAAAGGAGCAAAAAGTGTTTTAAGCGTTGGATTTACTTACATTAGTGATCAGAACAACAACATCAACAACAACAACATCTTTAAGGTAGGTAAATTTGGTCAAGGAGAAGATTATCATCAAGTAATCTATAAAAAATTAAAGAATATTGGTCGATGGATTAACCTTGAAATTCCTGATTGTAAATGGAAGATATGTGTTGACACATCACCACTTCTTGAAAAAGCATGGGCTGAAGAATCAGGTCTTGGTTGGATAGGTAAAAATAGCAATTTAATAACAAAAAAAAATGGTTCTTGGTTGACTTTAGGTTTTATTATCCTTACAAAGGATTTAGTACCAGATAACCCTCATCAATCACTTTGCGGTAAATGTGATAAATGTATTGAAGATTGTCCCACAAATGCAATCGTAGAACCCTTTGTAATAAAATCAGATCTATGCATTGCTTATCACACAATAGAAAGTAGACAACAAACTATTCCAAAAAACATAAAACACAGTTTAAATGGATGGGTTGCAGGATGTGATATATGTCAAGATGTATGCCCTTGGAATAAATCAGTGCCATACAACAATACTTTTGAAAATACTCCAAAAGAATGGATTAAAAATCTTAATATTGAATCATTAAGCTGGGATGATGAAACTTGGGAAGAAAAGCTAAAAGGAACTACATTAAAAAGAATTAAACCATGGATGTGGAGAAGAAACATAAAAGCAAATTTGGAGCAGTATTGA
- a CDS encoding tetratricopeptide repeat protein: METFFKNIISFSLIMFCFLKVEKVQSLVPYYYFPTISNLKKESSSIGKNAYQLLYFGQYEQSLNLAKLAVKINQTDEKLWLILSEAQVANKLYKKALNSLNKAQKINSNLSEIYFAKSNIYFKISQLQNAKTALETGLSIEPNNHKAIFQLGNILLMEKNYSEAIKLFDKSVKIKPDFWQAINNQGLAYYEKNNINLSIKLFEKAISIQDNAEPLLGLASCLRITDIQLALQLAKKALTKDPNYVDYDYRKEQLWGEKLQRSTEILLQNDQLQTDVILAESKINASS, translated from the coding sequence ATGGAAACCTTTTTTAAAAACATAATTTCTTTCTCTTTAATCATGTTTTGCTTTTTAAAAGTAGAAAAGGTTCAATCATTAGTACCATATTATTATTTCCCAACAATTAGTAATTTAAAAAAAGAAAGTTCATCTATTGGCAAAAATGCATATCAACTTTTATATTTTGGACAATACGAACAAAGCCTTAACTTAGCAAAATTAGCTGTAAAAATAAATCAAACTGATGAAAAACTATGGTTGATTTTATCTGAAGCGCAGGTAGCTAATAAGCTATACAAAAAAGCATTAAATTCTCTAAATAAAGCACAAAAAATTAATTCAAATCTTAGCGAAATATACTTTGCTAAAAGTAATATTTATTTTAAAATTTCACAACTACAAAATGCAAAAACTGCTTTAGAAACAGGATTAAGTATTGAACCAAATAACCATAAAGCTATTTTTCAATTAGGGAATATTTTATTAATGGAAAAAAATTACTCAGAAGCTATTAAGTTATTTGATAAATCTGTAAAAATTAAACCTGATTTCTGGCAAGCAATAAATAATCAGGGTTTAGCTTATTACGAAAAAAACAACATAAATCTTTCAATCAAACTTTTTGAAAAAGCAATCTCAATTCAAGACAATGCTGAACCATTACTAGGACTTGCTTCATGTTTAAGAATAACGGATATACAATTAGCTCTTCAGCTCGCAAAAAAAGCCTTAACTAAAGATCCTAACTATGTTGATTATGATTATAGAAAAGAACAGTTGTGGGGGGAAAAATTGCAAAGATCAACAGAAATCCTTTTACAAAATGATCAGCTGCAAACAGATGTAATATTGGCAGAATCGAAAATAAATGCATCTTCTTAA
- the dnaN gene encoding DNA polymerase III subunit beta, which translates to MEIICNQNELNNAIQLVSKAVSSRPTHPILANILLTADQGTNKISLTGFDLNLGIQTSFDGTVKNSGAITIPSKLLSEIVNKLPNETPVSLEVDENSDSILIKSDRGSFNLKGIPSDDYPNLPFVESGTSLNIDPSSFLKALKSTIFASSNDDSKQLLTGVNFTFKEKYLESASTDGHRLAVALIGNEEHIENKENLSLNEGGLSVTIPTRSLREIEKLVSLRTSENSIKLFYDKGQVVFISSNQIITTRTLEGTYPNYSQLIPDTFSKSFNFNTKKLIDALERIAVLADQQSSVVKIKLDNTDLALISADAQDIGNANESIPVSYSGENFDIAFNVRYLLEGLKVIASENVLLKCNLATTPAVFVPEDNLNSFTYLVMPVQVRS; encoded by the coding sequence ATGGAAATTATTTGTAATCAAAATGAGTTAAATAATGCTATACAACTAGTAAGCAAAGCAGTTTCTTCACGACCAACTCATCCAATTCTTGCAAATATACTTTTAACAGCTGACCAAGGAACAAATAAAATTAGCTTGACAGGATTTGATCTGAATTTAGGAATTCAAACTTCCTTTGATGGAACTGTTAAAAATAGTGGAGCTATTACCATACCTTCAAAACTTTTATCTGAAATAGTCAATAAATTACCTAATGAAACTCCAGTTTCTTTAGAAGTAGATGAGAATTCAGATAGTATTTTAATAAAAAGTGATAGAGGTTCGTTTAATCTTAAAGGCATACCCTCTGATGATTATCCCAATTTGCCATTTGTTGAAAGTGGTACTTCTTTAAATATTGATCCTAGTTCTTTTTTAAAAGCTTTAAAATCTACAATTTTTGCTAGTAGTAATGATGACTCAAAGCAATTACTGACAGGTGTCAATTTTACTTTTAAAGAAAAGTATTTAGAGTCGGCTTCCACAGATGGTCATAGATTGGCGGTTGCGTTAATTGGTAACGAAGAACATATCGAAAATAAAGAAAACTTATCTTTAAATGAAGGTGGCTTATCCGTAACTATTCCAACTAGATCATTAAGAGAAATTGAAAAACTAGTATCTTTGAGAACTTCAGAAAATTCAATAAAGCTTTTCTACGATAAAGGTCAGGTTGTTTTTATTTCTTCTAATCAAATAATTACAACAAGAACCCTTGAAGGCACCTATCCGAATTATTCACAATTAATACCTGATACTTTTTCTAAGAGTTTTAATTTTAATACAAAAAAATTAATTGATGCATTAGAAAGAATTGCTGTTTTAGCTGATCAGCAGAGTAGTGTAGTCAAGATTAAATTGGATAATACAGATTTAGCTTTAATAAGTGCAGACGCACAAGATATTGGAAACGCAAATGAATCAATACCTGTTTCATACTCTGGAGAAAATTTTGATATTGCATTTAACGTTAGATATCTTTTAGAAGGTTTAAAAGTTATTGCTTCTGAAAATGTACTCTTAAAGTGTAATCTTGCTACTACTCCTGCTGTTTTTGTTCCAGAAGATAATCTCAATTCTTTTACTTATCTAGTCATGCCTGTACAGGTTCGTTCTTAA
- a CDS encoding PRC-barrel domain-containing protein, giving the protein MKLPKEILLSELLNYTVKSNMTLNYGNGENVWMHPPVHRILGWYSRPSNFDLKRNVWRLNQISQIIDNEIYVKGDPAISDLATLNRFPTLIQANLINVNGSKIGVIADFLFEMKTGKIKYYLVSRSNPKIPGSSRWKLNIENINDQQPGLVFCESNSLDDLSLIKSSIKNEFFQKGKKIFDKFDDMKNIASNRLEDWLEEDEDINQNLDFKQKSFYNEDRKSRSFSDKKEDDPWI; this is encoded by the coding sequence TTGAAATTACCTAAAGAAATTTTATTAAGTGAATTACTAAATTACACTGTTAAGAGTAATATGACTCTTAATTACGGAAATGGTGAAAATGTGTGGATGCATCCTCCAGTTCATCGAATTTTAGGATGGTACTCTCGTCCTTCAAATTTTGATTTAAAACGAAATGTTTGGCGATTAAATCAAATTAGTCAAATAATAGATAATGAAATTTATGTAAAAGGTGATCCAGCTATTTCTGATTTAGCAACTTTAAATAGGTTTCCAACTTTAATACAAGCTAATTTGATCAATGTTAATGGCTCAAAAATAGGAGTTATTGCAGATTTTTTATTTGAAATGAAAACGGGGAAAATTAAATATTATTTAGTTTCTCGATCGAATCCCAAGATTCCAGGTTCTAGTAGGTGGAAATTAAATATTGAAAATATTAATGATCAACAACCTGGCTTAGTATTTTGTGAAAGCAATTCTTTAGATGATTTATCTTTAATAAAATCAAGTATTAAAAATGAATTTTTCCAAAAAGGAAAAAAAATTTTTGATAAATTTGACGATATGAAAAATATAGCTTCTAATAGATTAGAGGATTGGCTTGAAGAAGATGAAGATATCAACCAAAATTTAGATTTTAAACAAAAAAGTTTTTATAATGAAGATAGAAAATCAAGATCTTTTAGTGATAAAAAAGAAGATGACCCTTGGATATAA
- the purF gene encoding amidophosphoribosyltransferase: protein MCGIVGIVSSDDVNQQIYDSLLLLQHRGQDSTGIATMENTIFHIHKAKGQVNTAYRTRDMRNLIGKIGLGHVRYATKGSAESVEEAQPFYVNAPYGIVLIHNGNLTNTRDLEKQLFNIDKRHTNSSSDTEMLLNVFATELQEQIHNQELEPDIIFGAVKSLHKRIQGSYASIALISGHGLLAFRDPFGIRPLVIGKRLSLTTKKEEWMVASESLVLENNDYQVVRDVDPGEAIFINLNGEFFAKQCSENPILCPCAFEYVYLARPDSIMNGISVYKARLKMGDYLSETIKETINSGDVDVVMPIPDSSRPAAMQVARQLGIEYREGFFKNRYVGRTFIMPGHQKRKKSVRQKLNAMSAEFKNKNVLIVDDSIVRGTTSKEIVQMAKDAGANKVFFTSAAPPVRFPHVYGINMPNRDELIAYDRTISEIADHLEIDNLVYQSVENLRKSIISDSIIEDLEMSCFTGTYVTGTVNQEYLNWVENEYKS, encoded by the coding sequence ATGTGTGGAATAGTTGGAATCGTTTCTTCTGATGATGTAAATCAACAAATTTACGATAGTCTTTTGCTTTTACAGCATAGAGGACAAGACTCAACAGGTATAGCTACAATGGAAAATACCATTTTCCATATACATAAGGCCAAAGGTCAGGTTAATACTGCTTATAGAACCAGAGATATGAGGAATTTAATAGGCAAAATTGGCTTAGGTCACGTTAGGTATGCAACAAAGGGATCAGCAGAAAGTGTAGAGGAAGCACAGCCCTTTTACGTTAATGCTCCTTATGGAATTGTTTTGATACATAATGGAAATTTGACTAATACCAGAGATTTAGAAAAACAATTATTTAATATTGATAAGCGGCATACAAACTCTTCAAGTGATACTGAAATGCTATTAAATGTATTTGCGACAGAATTACAAGAACAAATTCATAATCAAGAATTAGAACCTGATATTATTTTTGGTGCTGTCAAATCTTTACATAAAAGAATTCAGGGATCATATGCTTCAATTGCATTAATTTCAGGTCATGGATTATTAGCATTCAGAGATCCTTTTGGAATTAGACCTTTGGTTATAGGAAAAAGACTTTCTTTAACTACAAAAAAAGAAGAGTGGATGGTTGCTAGCGAATCTTTAGTGCTTGAGAATAACGATTATCAAGTAGTAAGAGATGTAGATCCTGGAGAAGCTATTTTTATAAATCTTAATGGCGAGTTTTTTGCAAAGCAATGTTCTGAAAATCCAATTTTATGTCCATGTGCTTTTGAATATGTTTATTTAGCTAGGCCAGATTCAATTATGAATGGAATTTCCGTGTATAAAGCTCGTTTAAAAATGGGAGATTATTTGTCTGAAACCATAAAAGAAACAATTAACTCTGGAGATGTTGATGTTGTAATGCCTATTCCTGATTCTTCTCGACCTGCCGCTATGCAAGTTGCAAGACAGTTAGGTATAGAATATAGAGAAGGTTTTTTTAAAAACAGATATGTTGGTAGAACATTCATAATGCCTGGTCATCAGAAACGTAAGAAATCTGTAAGACAAAAATTAAATGCTATGAGTGCAGAGTTTAAAAATAAAAATGTATTAATTGTTGATGATTCTATAGTAAGAGGTACTACGTCAAAAGAAATTGTACAAATGGCTAAAGATGCAGGAGCAAATAAAGTTTTTTTTACATCAGCAGCACCTCCTGTTCGTTTTCCACATGTGTATGGAATTAATATGCCTAATAGAGATGAATTAATAGCTTACGATAGAACAATAAGTGAAATTGCTGATCACCTTGAAATTGATAATCTCGTTTATCAAAGCGTTGAAAATTTACGCAAATCTATAATAAGTGATTCGATTATTGAAGATTTGGAGATGAGTTGTTTTACTGGTACTTATGTAACAGGAACAGTAAATCAAGAGTATTTAAATTGGGTTGAAAATGAATATAAATCTTAG